From one Cupriavidus oxalaticus genomic stretch:
- a CDS encoding TorF family putative porin, whose translation MKLSSQSWSRAFASGCLLACGAGAAPGVFAQEEPKPPASPHTFSANVALMSNYVFRGITYTQDRPALQGGFDYAHDSGLYAGVWATNVSSKAINGASLEMDLYGGFTKSFGDWRFDVGLLQFYYPENPKLPGSDEKYNTLELYGAVGWKFVTLKYSSTLTDFFGFNSASMGTNQGSSHGSGYLELNADVPLPEDFVLGLHVGRQWVRNYGAFNYTDWRAVVSKSFGTGWTVSLAYTGTNADRSLWVADGKRLGTAHWILGLKRVF comes from the coding sequence ATGAAACTGTCCTCGCAATCCTGGTCCAGGGCCTTCGCCTCGGGTTGCTTGCTGGCCTGCGGTGCAGGCGCGGCCCCAGGCGTCTTCGCGCAGGAGGAGCCGAAGCCGCCCGCCAGCCCCCATACCTTCAGCGCCAATGTCGCGCTGATGAGCAACTACGTCTTTCGCGGCATCACCTACACGCAGGACCGGCCTGCCTTGCAGGGCGGCTTCGACTACGCGCACGATAGCGGTCTCTACGCTGGCGTCTGGGCGACCAACGTCAGCAGCAAGGCGATCAACGGCGCCAGCCTTGAGATGGACCTGTACGGCGGCTTTACCAAGTCCTTCGGCGACTGGCGCTTTGATGTCGGGCTGCTGCAGTTCTACTATCCGGAAAACCCCAAGCTGCCGGGCTCGGACGAGAAATACAACACGCTGGAACTGTACGGCGCGGTCGGCTGGAAGTTTGTGACCCTGAAATACTCCAGCACGCTGACCGACTTCTTCGGCTTCAACAGCGCATCGATGGGGACCAACCAGGGCAGCTCGCATGGCAGCGGCTACCTGGAGCTCAACGCCGATGTCCCGCTGCCGGAAGACTTCGTGCTGGGGCTGCATGTGGGCCGGCAATGGGTGCGCAACTACGGCGCCTTCAACTATACGGACTGGCGCGCCGTGGTCAGCAAGAGCTTCGGCACCGGCTGGACCGTCTCGTTGGCCTACACGGGGACGAATGCCGATCGCAGCCTGTGGGTGGCCGACGGCAAGCGGCTGGGCACCGCGCACTGGATACTCGGCCTGAAACGCGTGTTCTGA
- a CDS encoding electron transfer flavoprotein subunit alpha/FixB family protein has protein sequence MTGILVVGEHRKGELRPVSRELVGLAVSLKAASGQPVRVAVIGADPGRYAEALKLAGVDEIVTVQSADDAFDPEVYEASVRALIAAGKPSLVLLPHSVDTLGYAAPLAVRDGHGFTTDVFKVERDGDGWVATRSGYGQKVNVEMEFPDRATVVLTVRPGSFKPVEAAGTPAVSSQAAPQVAPRSQHLAFEEPAGGDDVDIPGADFILSIGRGVGEEDNVEQFKELSDSVGATLGCSRPIADSGWLPKSRQVGQSGKTAANCKLYVAMGISGSVQHMAGMKHVDTIIAVNTDPEASIFTIAKYGIVGDIFDIGKELRNHF, from the coding sequence ATGACGGGCATTCTGGTGGTAGGTGAGCATCGCAAGGGCGAGCTGCGTCCGGTCAGCCGCGAACTGGTCGGCCTGGCCGTCAGCCTGAAGGCGGCAAGCGGCCAGCCGGTGCGGGTGGCGGTGATCGGCGCCGATCCGGGGCGCTACGCCGAGGCGCTGAAACTGGCGGGCGTGGATGAGATCGTGACGGTGCAAAGCGCGGACGATGCCTTCGATCCGGAAGTATATGAAGCGTCGGTGCGCGCGCTGATTGCTGCCGGCAAGCCGTCGCTGGTCTTGCTGCCGCATAGCGTGGATACGCTGGGCTATGCGGCGCCGCTGGCGGTGCGTGATGGCCATGGCTTTACCACCGACGTGTTCAAGGTCGAGCGCGATGGCGATGGCTGGGTGGCCACGCGTTCCGGATACGGCCAGAAGGTGAACGTCGAGATGGAGTTCCCCGATCGCGCCACCGTGGTGCTGACGGTACGGCCGGGCTCGTTCAAGCCCGTGGAAGCGGCCGGGACACCGGCGGTGTCCAGCCAGGCGGCACCGCAGGTCGCGCCGCGCAGCCAGCACCTGGCCTTCGAAGAGCCGGCCGGCGGCGACGATGTGGACATCCCGGGCGCGGACTTCATCCTCTCGATCGGACGCGGCGTGGGCGAGGAAGACAACGTCGAGCAGTTCAAGGAGCTGTCGGATTCGGTGGGCGCCACGCTGGGCTGCTCGCGGCCGATCGCCGATTCGGGGTGGCTGCCGAAGTCGCGGCAGGTGGGGCAGTCGGGCAAGACCGCCGCCAACTGCAAGCTGTACGTGGCGATGGGCATCTCGGGTTCGGTCCAGCACATGGCCGGCATGAAGCATGTGGACACCATCATCGCCGTCAACACCGACCCCGAGGCTTCCATATTCACGATTGCGAAGTACGGCATCGTGGGCGACATCTTCGATATCGGCAAGGAGCTGCGCAACCATTTCTGA
- a CDS encoding electron transfer flavoprotein subunit beta/FixA family protein — MKILVTIKQVATLDEDFEIRDDGRDIDPDFLVHDLNEWDHYTLEEAMRLKEGPGGEGIEVIVATVGPDSADEELRKCLAKGADRAIRVWDDALEESDPIAVARVLAALARRESADLVFAGVQASDHAFGATGMALAGLLDAPHAAVVATLEYTPGDGKATVRRELEGGTYAAVKIDTPAVLTLQLGINTPRYASLRGIKQAASRPIEVVSPEDIGLAAGEAGAAGSLSRVRRMYVPEKGRAQMIGGTPAEQASQLAKIIKEYRGEA, encoded by the coding sequence ATGAAGATACTGGTGACGATCAAGCAGGTGGCCACGCTGGACGAGGACTTCGAGATTCGCGACGACGGCCGCGACATCGATCCCGACTTCCTGGTGCACGACCTGAACGAGTGGGACCACTACACCCTGGAGGAGGCCATGCGCCTCAAGGAGGGGCCGGGCGGCGAGGGCATCGAGGTGATCGTGGCCACGGTGGGCCCGGACAGCGCGGACGAAGAGTTGCGCAAGTGCCTGGCCAAGGGCGCCGACCGCGCCATCCGCGTCTGGGACGATGCGCTGGAGGAATCCGACCCCATCGCCGTGGCGCGGGTGCTGGCCGCGCTGGCACGCCGCGAGTCCGCCGACCTGGTGTTTGCCGGCGTGCAGGCTTCCGACCACGCATTCGGCGCGACCGGCATGGCGCTCGCCGGGCTGCTGGATGCGCCCCATGCGGCGGTCGTTGCGACGCTGGAATACACCCCGGGTGATGGCAAGGCAACGGTGCGGCGCGAGCTCGAAGGCGGCACCTATGCCGCGGTGAAGATCGACACGCCCGCCGTGCTCACGCTGCAGCTCGGCATCAACACGCCGCGCTATGCCTCCTTGCGCGGCATCAAGCAGGCGGCCTCGCGGCCGATTGAAGTGGTGTCGCCGGAAGACATCGGCCTTGCCGCCGGCGAGGCTGGTGCGGCGGGCTCCCTGTCGCGGGTGCGGCGCATGTACGTGCCGGAGAAGGGCCGCGCGCAAATGATCGGGGGCACCCCGGCCGAGCAGGCGTCGCAACTGGCAAAGATCATCAAGGAATACAGGGGAGAAGCATGA
- a CDS encoding (Fe-S)-binding protein: MFAADKFDPLQITRVLFEGFSSHAIVLFYLVGFGAIGVFCWGTYVQVRKYRRGQPLGAPLDLFKRFLQMCRTVASHRTIARRDPAAGRAHRLIFYGFALLFIGTATITLDYDITAKLFGISFWHGNFYLWFSLVLDCAGVAMIGGLVYMMVRRGWIKPPKLDYTRPDRKPGEPGYDRSGYRREDWAFLWTLIVIGATGYVLEAARLVWLQQRPEVWELRWWSPFGAALAEGLRAAGLSAAAAGLLRTGLWWFHGLLALTLIALIPFTKVKHIFTAAGSLMLRDPLAAQRLPRQAATGDKVGYTTITDFTWKHLLNLDACTKCGRCHEACPARAAGAPLSPRDVILSLREFANDALQKNTLPEQVKLSPHGKDGGQVFMETLWSCRTCMACVEICPVAVEHVPIIVQMRRKLVEEGEMEPQLQKTLQTIHKTGNSFGESKRKRAAWTKALPFQIKDARKEPVDVLWFVGDYASFDPRNQKVSQAFATLLHEAGVNFGLLFEGESNAGNDVRRVGEEGLYELLAETNIATLGTVQFQRIVTTDPHSYNTIRNEYPDFGGNYEIEHYTSFVQRMLEQGQLKVRQPQHLRVTLHDPCHLGRFNKGYGGPREILKRIGCELVEMPRHGDNSFCCGAGGGRIWMPDPVGAEKPSQLRMREAAGIDGLEVFVVCCPKDLTMFEDALKTSGYEGKFVVRELIEMIRDALAEPITLEAEVAGAGAGAAALRAGGSASPQGGLVEA; encoded by the coding sequence ATGTTCGCCGCAGACAAGTTCGACCCGCTCCAGATCACCCGGGTCCTGTTTGAAGGATTCTCGTCCCACGCCATCGTGCTGTTCTACCTGGTGGGCTTCGGCGCCATCGGCGTGTTCTGCTGGGGCACCTATGTGCAGGTGCGCAAGTACCGGCGTGGCCAGCCCCTGGGCGCGCCGCTCGATCTGTTCAAGCGCTTCCTGCAGATGTGCCGCACGGTAGCGAGCCATCGCACTATCGCCAGGCGCGATCCCGCCGCCGGGCGCGCGCACCGGCTTATCTTCTATGGTTTCGCGCTGCTCTTCATCGGCACCGCAACCATTACGCTCGACTACGACATCACGGCCAAGCTGTTCGGCATCAGCTTCTGGCACGGGAATTTCTATCTGTGGTTCTCGCTGGTACTGGATTGCGCCGGCGTGGCCATGATCGGCGGTCTCGTCTACATGATGGTCCGGCGCGGCTGGATCAAGCCGCCCAAGCTGGACTACACGCGCCCCGACCGCAAGCCCGGCGAGCCCGGCTACGACCGCAGCGGCTACCGCCGCGAGGACTGGGCCTTCCTGTGGACACTGATCGTCATCGGCGCGACCGGCTACGTGCTGGAGGCCGCCCGCCTGGTCTGGCTGCAGCAGCGGCCGGAGGTATGGGAGCTGCGGTGGTGGTCGCCGTTCGGCGCGGCGCTGGCCGAAGGCCTGCGCGCTGCCGGGCTGAGCGCCGCCGCGGCGGGGCTGCTGCGCACCGGCCTGTGGTGGTTCCACGGTTTGCTGGCGCTGACCCTGATCGCGCTGATTCCCTTCACGAAGGTCAAGCACATCTTCACCGCGGCCGGCTCGCTGATGTTGCGCGATCCGCTGGCCGCGCAGCGCCTGCCGCGCCAGGCCGCCACCGGCGACAAGGTGGGCTATACGACCATCACCGACTTTACCTGGAAGCATCTGCTCAACCTCGATGCCTGCACCAAGTGCGGCCGCTGCCATGAAGCCTGCCCGGCGCGCGCCGCAGGGGCGCCGCTGTCGCCGCGCGACGTGATCCTCTCGCTGCGCGAGTTCGCCAACGATGCCCTGCAGAAGAACACCTTGCCGGAGCAGGTCAAGCTGAGCCCGCACGGCAAGGATGGCGGCCAGGTGTTCATGGAGACCCTGTGGTCGTGCCGCACCTGCATGGCCTGCGTGGAGATCTGCCCGGTGGCGGTGGAGCATGTACCCATCATCGTGCAGATGCGCCGCAAGCTGGTGGAAGAGGGCGAGATGGAGCCGCAGCTGCAGAAGACCTTGCAGACCATCCACAAGACTGGCAATTCCTTCGGGGAATCCAAGCGCAAGCGCGCGGCCTGGACCAAGGCGCTGCCGTTCCAGATCAAGGATGCGCGCAAGGAGCCGGTGGACGTGCTGTGGTTCGTGGGCGACTACGCCTCGTTCGATCCGCGCAACCAGAAGGTCAGCCAGGCCTTCGCCACCCTGCTGCACGAGGCCGGCGTCAATTTCGGCCTGCTGTTCGAAGGGGAATCGAATGCCGGCAACGACGTGCGCCGCGTGGGCGAGGAAGGGCTCTACGAACTGCTGGCCGAAACCAATATCGCCACGCTGGGCACCGTGCAGTTCCAGCGCATCGTGACCACGGACCCGCATTCCTACAACACCATCCGCAACGAGTATCCGGACTTCGGCGGCAACTATGAGATCGAGCACTACACCAGCTTCGTGCAGCGCATGCTGGAGCAGGGCCAGCTCAAGGTGCGCCAGCCGCAGCATTTGCGCGTGACCCTGCACGATCCCTGCCACCTGGGCCGTTTCAACAAGGGCTACGGCGGCCCGCGCGAAATCCTGAAGCGCATCGGCTGCGAACTGGTGGAGATGCCGCGCCATGGCGACAACTCCTTCTGTTGCGGCGCCGGCGGCGGGCGCATCTGGATGCCGGATCCGGTCGGCGCCGAGAAGCCGTCCCAGCTGCGCATGCGTGAGGCGGCGGGCATCGACGGGCTGGAAGTCTTCGTGGTTTGCTGCCCCAAAGACCTGACCATGTTCGAGGACGCGCTCAAGACCAGCGGCTATGAGGGCAAGTTCGTGGTGCGAGAACTGATCGAGATGATCCGCGACGCGCTGGCCGAGCCCATCACGCTGGAAGCCGAGGTTGCCGGTGCAGGTGCCGGTGCAGCCGCCCTGCGTGCTGGCGGGTCCGCCAGCCCGCAGGGCGGCCTGGTGGAAGCCTGA
- a CDS encoding FAD-dependent oxidoreductase produces the protein MARDPRYDILFEPIQIGPKTLRNRFYQVPHCIGAGSTLPGFQAAHRSMKAEGGWAALNTEYCSIHPESDDTHRMSARIWDEGDVRNLRAMTDEVHKYGALAGIEMWYGGAHAPCMESRATPRGPSQYASEFETLTYCKEMDLRDIAQVQQYYVDAAYRARDAGFDIVYVYGAHSYLPLQFLSPYYNKRTDKYGGSLENRARFWLETLEKVRRAVGDDCAIATRFAVDSLYGVAGIEVEQDGMKFVEMADHLLDLWDVDVGDIAEWGEDAGPSRFNLQGHQIPWTRFIKQVSKKPVLGVGRFTDPEKMTEIVTKGIADIIGAARPSIADPFLPKKIEEGRIDDIRVCIGCNVCISRWEIGGPPMICTQNATAGEEYRRGWHPERFARAKSDDSVLVVGAGPAGSECARVLMERGHTVHLVDTAEKIGGHLNQIITLPGLGEWGYHRDYRETQIAKLLKKNKQSQLAMGQKPLSANAILEYGAEKVVIATGSHWVTDGTNCLTHDPIPGADASRDDQLTPEQVIAGKKAIGKRVVILNADTYFMAPSLAEKLATAGHEVTIVSGVHLANYMHFTLEYPNMMRRLHELGVNEMGDHFASRIEPGRIEIYNIWGDGSRRTYRGPGKSPRDENKTHRWLEFDSLVLVTGRRSNDGLYRQLKAAQDRWASVGIKEVYLIGDAEAPRLIADATFGGQRLAREIEEDDAQIPLPYRREVPVWGVPHKKEGTFEIIYKV, from the coding sequence ATGGCCCGCGACCCACGCTACGACATCCTGTTTGAACCGATCCAGATCGGCCCCAAGACACTGCGCAACCGCTTCTACCAGGTTCCGCATTGCATCGGCGCAGGCTCCACGCTGCCCGGATTCCAGGCGGCCCATCGCTCGATGAAGGCGGAAGGGGGCTGGGCAGCCCTCAATACGGAATACTGTTCGATCCACCCGGAATCGGATGACACGCACCGGATGTCCGCGCGGATCTGGGACGAGGGCGATGTGCGCAACCTGCGCGCGATGACCGACGAGGTCCACAAGTACGGCGCACTGGCCGGCATCGAGATGTGGTACGGCGGCGCCCACGCGCCCTGCATGGAAAGCCGGGCCACGCCGCGCGGCCCGAGCCAGTACGCCTCGGAGTTCGAGACCCTGACCTACTGCAAGGAGATGGACCTGCGCGACATCGCCCAGGTGCAGCAGTACTACGTCGATGCGGCCTACCGCGCGCGCGATGCCGGCTTCGACATCGTCTACGTGTACGGGGCGCACTCCTACCTGCCGCTGCAGTTCCTCTCTCCCTACTACAACAAGCGCACCGACAAGTACGGCGGCTCGCTGGAGAACCGCGCGCGCTTCTGGCTCGAAACGCTGGAGAAGGTGCGCCGCGCCGTGGGCGACGACTGCGCCATCGCCACGCGCTTCGCGGTGGATTCGCTGTACGGCGTGGCTGGCATCGAGGTGGAGCAGGACGGCATGAAGTTCGTCGAGATGGCCGACCACCTGCTAGACCTGTGGGACGTGGACGTGGGCGACATCGCCGAGTGGGGCGAGGACGCCGGTCCCTCGCGCTTCAACCTGCAGGGCCACCAGATTCCCTGGACCCGCTTTATCAAGCAGGTGTCGAAGAAGCCGGTGCTGGGCGTGGGCCGCTTCACCGATCCGGAAAAGATGACCGAGATCGTGACCAAGGGCATTGCCGACATCATCGGCGCAGCGCGTCCGTCCATCGCCGACCCCTTCCTGCCGAAGAAGATTGAGGAAGGCCGCATCGACGACATCCGCGTCTGCATCGGCTGCAATGTCTGCATCTCGCGCTGGGAAATCGGCGGCCCGCCGATGATCTGCACGCAGAACGCCACCGCCGGCGAGGAGTACCGCCGCGGCTGGCACCCCGAGAGGTTCGCGCGCGCCAAGTCCGACGATTCCGTGCTGGTGGTGGGCGCGGGCCCCGCCGGCTCGGAATGCGCGCGCGTGCTGATGGAGCGCGGGCACACCGTGCACCTGGTCGACACTGCGGAGAAGATCGGCGGCCACCTGAACCAGATCATCACGCTGCCCGGACTGGGCGAATGGGGCTACCACCGCGATTACCGCGAGACGCAGATCGCCAAGCTGCTCAAAAAGAACAAGCAGAGCCAGCTCGCGATGGGCCAGAAGCCGCTGAGCGCCAACGCCATTCTTGAATACGGTGCCGAGAAGGTGGTCATCGCTACCGGTTCGCACTGGGTGACCGACGGCACCAACTGCCTGACCCACGACCCCATCCCGGGTGCCGACGCCTCGCGCGACGACCAGTTGACGCCGGAGCAGGTGATCGCCGGCAAGAAGGCGATCGGCAAGCGCGTGGTCATCCTCAACGCGGACACTTACTTCATGGCGCCGAGCCTGGCCGAGAAGCTGGCGACTGCCGGCCACGAGGTGACCATCGTCAGCGGTGTGCACCTCGCCAACTACATGCACTTCACGCTGGAGTATCCGAACATGATGCGGCGCCTGCACGAATTGGGCGTCAACGAGATGGGCGACCATTTCGCCAGCCGCATCGAGCCGGGCCGCATCGAGATCTACAACATCTGGGGCGACGGCTCGCGCCGCACCTACCGCGGACCCGGCAAGTCCCCGCGCGACGAGAACAAGACCCATCGCTGGCTGGAGTTCGACTCGCTGGTGCTGGTGACCGGCCGCCGCTCCAACGACGGCCTGTACCGGCAGCTGAAGGCGGCGCAGGACCGCTGGGCCAGCGTGGGCATCAAGGAGGTCTACCTGATCGGCGATGCCGAGGCGCCGCGGCTGATTGCCGACGCCACCTTCGGCGGCCAGCGGCTGGCGCGCGAGATCGAGGAAGACGACGCGCAGATCCCGCTGCCTTACCGCCGCGAAGTGCCGGTCTGGGGCGTGCCGCACAAGAAGGAAGGCACCTTCGAGATCATCTACAAGGTGTGA
- a CDS encoding heme-dependent oxidative N-demethylase family protein has product METIFKQDETYRGDFVYSNSPAAIRRFPFPFAEDRYMYSVNIEPHAAGPAGSVTEHPFDIDEHYLGECRERALVLAQDPGRCMALPHMMEAQWDTLELMMTSLAASHPGHFQLRRDGAHWTWENRLLGLEQRFVFGDTASLPQPPLEYILRQVQGDWVLMDQRQDNLFMDAGMVTTQADWSLDFDLGMSFTEWHGPVPLAHELGIFDRALKYLLHLRVGGPVRRLNWTMTIHPRLDTSPERYCDWGAERAAVTRENAGELVHLRVELQTLFRLPRSNAIGFGVRCYLISLQELATVPKWAARLHRVLRTLPGELVDYKGITRYRQAAIDWLAPFDDARMLSEGTAPD; this is encoded by the coding sequence ATGGAAACCATCTTCAAGCAGGACGAGACCTATCGCGGCGATTTCGTCTATAGCAACAGTCCCGCTGCGATCCGGCGCTTTCCGTTTCCGTTTGCCGAAGACCGGTACATGTACTCGGTCAATATCGAGCCCCACGCCGCGGGGCCCGCCGGTAGCGTCACCGAGCATCCCTTCGACATCGACGAGCATTACCTCGGCGAATGCCGCGAGCGCGCGCTGGTGCTGGCGCAGGACCCCGGCCGCTGCATGGCGCTGCCGCACATGATGGAAGCGCAATGGGACACGCTGGAGCTGATGATGACCTCGCTGGCGGCCAGCCATCCCGGCCATTTCCAGTTGCGACGCGACGGCGCGCACTGGACCTGGGAGAACCGCCTGCTCGGCCTGGAACAGCGCTTCGTCTTCGGCGACACCGCCTCGCTGCCGCAGCCGCCGCTGGAGTACATCCTGCGCCAGGTGCAGGGCGACTGGGTGCTGATGGACCAGCGCCAGGACAACCTGTTCATGGATGCCGGCATGGTCACCACGCAGGCCGACTGGTCGCTGGACTTTGACCTGGGCATGAGCTTCACCGAATGGCACGGGCCGGTGCCGCTGGCGCACGAGCTCGGCATCTTCGACCGCGCCCTCAAATACCTGCTGCACCTGCGGGTGGGCGGGCCAGTGCGCCGCCTGAACTGGACCATGACCATCCATCCGCGCCTGGATACATCGCCGGAGCGCTATTGCGACTGGGGCGCCGAGCGGGCCGCCGTCACCCGCGAAAACGCCGGCGAGCTGGTTCACCTGCGCGTGGAGCTGCAGACCTTGTTCCGCCTGCCGCGCAGCAATGCCATCGGCTTCGGCGTGCGTTGTTACCTGATCAGCCTGCAGGAGCTTGCCACGGTGCCCAAATGGGCGGCGCGGCTGCACCGCGTGCTGCGCACCTTGCCTGGCGAACTGGTCGACTACAAGGGGATCACCCGCTACCGCCAGGCGGCGATCGACTGGCTGGCGCCATTCGACGACGCCCGCATGCTCAGCGAAGGCACGGCGCCGGATTAG